A genomic segment from Flavobacterium inviolabile encodes:
- a CDS encoding FKBP-type peptidyl-prolyl cis-trans isomerase, whose amino-acid sequence MKHLLSALLALTLFVSCSKNKKTEMIDYVAQNEQEISDYIAKNKLDAHRSDSGLYYVIKEPGTGSQPIASSNVTVAYKGYFTDGKVFDQSSPDGISFGLDQVVKGWTEGIPYFKTGGSGILLVPAHLGYGNNDYSSIPGGSVLIFDIKLISIN is encoded by the coding sequence ATGAAACACCTTTTATCAGCACTATTAGCTTTAACCCTTTTTGTTTCTTGTTCTAAAAACAAAAAAACAGAAATGATTGATTATGTTGCCCAAAACGAACAGGAAATCAGCGATTATATAGCTAAAAATAAATTAGATGCACACAGAAGTGATTCCGGTTTATATTATGTGATCAAAGAACCCGGAACCGGATCACAGCCAATCGCATCCTCTAATGTAACAGTAGCCTATAAAGGCTATTTTACAGACGGGAAAGTATTTGACCAAAGTAGTCCCGACGGGATTTCTTTTGGCCTGGATCAAGTTGTAAAAGGATGGACAGAAGGCATCCCTTATTTTAAAACCGGAGGCAGCGGTATCCTTTTGGTACCTGCTCATTTAGGATATGGAAACAATGACTACAGCTCTATTCCGGGAGGTTCAGTACTTATTTTTGATATTAAATTAATTTCAATAAATTAA
- a CDS encoding O-methyltransferase yields MLFQIQSYLKFLRNSKNQHGVHSPFVFSLITKCFYDSKAKAEYGILKKYRQALLNNKTHIRITDFGAGSRVFKSDNRQIAQIAKTAGITKKRAKLLYRIVHYFQPDTILEIGTSVGLATSALSLGNKKAAITTLEGCPETAKVARENFSQFNFNNIHSVVSEFDAYFKENLTSDTTYDCIYFDGNHQKEATLHYFELLLPTITNDTVWIFDDIHWSEQMDEAWQHIKNHPKVTVTIDTFQWGLVFFRREQEKEHFTIRV; encoded by the coding sequence ATGCTATTTCAAATACAATCCTATTTAAAATTCCTCCGGAACTCCAAAAATCAGCACGGAGTTCACTCTCCTTTTGTTTTCAGCCTGATAACCAAATGCTTTTATGACAGCAAAGCAAAAGCGGAATACGGGATTTTAAAAAAGTACAGACAAGCCCTTTTAAACAATAAAACGCATATCCGGATAACCGATTTCGGTGCCGGATCAAGAGTCTTCAAATCGGATAACAGGCAGATCGCTCAGATTGCCAAAACTGCTGGCATTACAAAGAAAAGAGCAAAACTATTATACCGGATAGTTCATTATTTCCAACCCGATACCATCCTGGAAATAGGAACATCGGTCGGATTAGCGACATCCGCATTGTCATTAGGCAATAAAAAAGCAGCCATAACCACCCTTGAAGGCTGTCCGGAAACAGCAAAGGTTGCCCGGGAAAATTTCAGCCAATTTAACTTTAATAATATCCATTCCGTTGTATCGGAATTTGACGCCTACTTTAAAGAAAACCTGACCAGCGACACAACATACGATTGTATCTATTTTGACGGCAACCATCAAAAAGAAGCAACACTGCATTATTTTGAATTACTGTTACCCACCATTACCAACGATACGGTCTGGATTTTCGACGACATTCACTGGTCGGAACAAATGGACGAAGCCTGGCAGCACATCAAAAATCATCCTAAAGTAACGGTAACCATCGATACTTTCCAATGGGGATTGGTATTCTTCCGCAGGGAACAGGAAAAAGAACATTTTACAATTCGTGTTTAA
- a CDS encoding DUF2795 domain-containing protein — translation MYWTLELASYLSDAPWPATKDELIDYAIRTGAPLEVVENLQSIEDEGEIYESMEEIWPDYPTDEDYLWNEDEY, via the coding sequence ATGTATTGGACATTAGAATTAGCATCCTATTTAAGCGATGCGCCGTGGCCAGCCACAAAGGATGAACTTATCGACTATGCTATCAGAACAGGAGCTCCGTTAGAAGTAGTGGAAAACCTGCAATCTATAGAAGACGAAGGAGAAATCTATGAATCAATGGAAGAGATTTGGCCCGACTATCCTACAGACGAAGATTATCTTTGGAATGAGGATGAATATTAA
- a CDS encoding cob(I)yrinic acid a,c-diamide adenosyltransferase, translated as MKVYTKTGDKGTTALFGGTRVPKHHIRIDSYGTVDELNSHIGLIRDQDINTLYKNVLIEIQDRLFTLGAILATPPEKEVLKNGQQRLNINRISPEDIEFLEKEIDNMDTALPPMTHFVLPGGHTTVSYCHIARCVCRRAERLATHLHELEPIDTLVLTYLNRLSDYLFVLARKLSFDLQADEVKWIPRKS; from the coding sequence ATGAAAGTATATACTAAAACCGGCGACAAAGGAACCACTGCCTTATTTGGCGGTACACGTGTTCCGAAACACCATATCCGGATAGACAGCTACGGCACCGTAGACGAACTGAACTCCCACATCGGACTGATCCGTGACCAGGATATCAATACACTTTATAAAAATGTATTAATTGAAATCCAGGACCGTCTTTTTACCCTGGGGGCTATTTTAGCCACACCACCGGAAAAAGAAGTTTTAAAAAACGGTCAGCAGCGTTTGAACATCAACCGGATTTCTCCGGAAGACATCGAATTCTTAGAAAAAGAAATCGACAATATGGATACTGCCCTGCCTCCTATGACACATTTTGTTTTACCGGGCGGACACACAACCGTGTCATATTGTCATATTGCACGCTGCGTTTGCCGCCGTGCAGAACGATTAGCGACACATTTACATGAACTGGAACCTATTGATACGTTAGTTTTAACCTATCTGAACCGACTTTCTGACTATCTGTTCGTATTGGCACGAAAGTTGTCATTTGACCTGCAGGCCGATGAAGTAAAATGGATTCCACGGAAATCATAG
- a CDS encoding SDR family NAD(P)-dependent oxidoreductase produces MLKEEIEDNTIITPEEIDRCIAVLAQLNTDTDQIFEIPKAQRIALLKEAGRFSRPDRDEFSRRIKGGKEAAKRKKEKKDKTARKETGIRHAREASIFVAPKLLSYNDLAHKEQLELETPRNCYVCKTKFTKMHHFYDTMCSDCGDFNYAKRFQTADVKGQVAVITGSRLKIGYHITLMLLRGGATVIATTRFPVDSALRFSKEEDFMEWGHRLKIHGLDLRHIPSVEIFCNFIEQKYERLDILINNAAQTVRRPAGFYTHLMENEERVINTLPKQVQDLLQDHTNCLDELKILTSGASPNQNMPVTWHGPEPGIGLRASAKLSQIPYSFDNALVANEVFPEGELDADLQQVDLRKTNSWRLRLGQIETTEMIEVQLVNSVAPFVLCNRLSEVMKKENTGQKHIINVSAMEGKFHRFFKEDRHPHTNMAKAALNMLTHTSSGTLAKHGIFMNAVDTGWVTDEDPAELAKKKQELEDFQPPLDIVDGAARVMDPLFDGINTGKHWCGKFLKDYNPIPW; encoded by the coding sequence ATGTTGAAGGAAGAAATAGAGGATAATACTATAATAACTCCGGAAGAAATTGATCGCTGTATTGCTGTATTGGCACAATTAAATACGGATACAGATCAGATATTTGAGATTCCTAAAGCGCAAAGAATTGCTTTGCTTAAAGAGGCTGGCAGGTTTTCCAGACCGGATAGAGACGAGTTTTCCAGACGGATTAAAGGTGGTAAAGAAGCCGCCAAACGTAAAAAGGAAAAGAAAGATAAAACGGCACGTAAAGAAACCGGAATTCGCCATGCCCGTGAAGCCAGTATATTTGTTGCGCCAAAATTATTGTCGTATAACGATCTTGCTCACAAGGAACAATTAGAGTTGGAAACACCCAGAAATTGTTATGTGTGTAAAACGAAATTCACGAAGATGCACCACTTTTATGATACAATGTGTAGCGATTGTGGTGATTTTAATTATGCCAAACGTTTCCAAACGGCAGATGTAAAAGGACAGGTAGCTGTTATAACAGGTTCTCGTTTAAAAATAGGATATCATATTACTTTGATGCTTTTGCGTGGTGGAGCGACTGTAATTGCTACAACCCGTTTTCCCGTTGATTCTGCTTTGAGGTTTTCTAAAGAAGAAGATTTTATGGAGTGGGGGCATCGTTTAAAAATCCATGGATTGGATTTGCGACATATTCCCAGTGTGGAGATCTTTTGCAATTTTATTGAGCAAAAGTACGAACGATTGGATATTTTGATCAACAACGCTGCACAAACCGTGAGACGTCCTGCTGGATTTTATACCCATTTAATGGAAAATGAAGAGCGTGTAATCAATACTTTACCGAAACAAGTGCAGGATTTATTGCAAGATCATACAAATTGTTTGGATGAATTAAAAATATTGACTTCAGGAGCTTCTCCCAATCAAAATATGCCGGTAACCTGGCATGGACCTGAACCCGGAATTGGGCTGCGCGCTTCGGCGAAATTATCTCAGATTCCTTATTCTTTTGATAATGCTTTGGTGGCCAATGAAGTTTTCCCGGAAGGAGAACTCGATGCGGATTTACAACAAGTGGATTTGCGAAAAACGAACAGCTGGCGTTTGCGATTAGGACAAATAGAAACAACGGAAATGATTGAAGTGCAACTGGTAAATTCGGTTGCGCCTTTTGTGTTGTGCAATCGCCTTTCGGAAGTAATGAAGAAAGAAAATACGGGGCAAAAACACATTATAAATGTTTCGGCTATGGAAGGTAAATTTCATCGCTTTTTTAAAGAAGACCGCCATCCACATACAAATATGGCAAAAGCGGCTCTGAACATGTTAACACATACTTCATCAGGAACGTTAGCAAAGCATGGTATTTTTATGAATGCTGTAGATACCGGTTGGGTAACGGATGAAGATCCTGCCGAATTAGCGAAAAAGAAACAAGAACTGGAAGATTTTCAGCCGCCATTAGATATTGTAGATGGTGCTGCAAGAGTTATGGACCCATTATTTGATGGAATCAATACCGGAAAACACTGGTGTGGGAAATTCTTAAAAGATTATAATCCGATTCCCTGGTAG
- a CDS encoding cation:proton antiporter, which translates to MELYYSFSILLVLASFFAYLNIRFLKLPSTIGVMIIAMITSIILVVFGHIFPDTLTRFSKLISEVDFTEVLMGAMLNFLLFAGAIHINLVDLKEQRWPIMVFSTFSVILSTLLVGVLLYNIFPLLSIDMPFIYCLLFGALISPTDPIAVLGILKNANVPKSLETKVAGESLFNDGVAVVVFAVILQLAQGRAIDLSFGHISWLIIKEALGGFLLGILLGITASNAMRKIDDYKVSVLITLSVVMGGYLIAHTMHISGPLTMVAAGLIIGNYGKKTAMSPVTKDYLNKFWELIDEIMNAILFLFIGFELLLIPNILGYWQIGLICILLVLFSRFLSIWIPTLVIPFKEKFNRGTIKILVWGGLRGGVSIALALSIEEGPHKQMILAITYFVVVFSIIVQGLTIGKLANRVLPKE; encoded by the coding sequence ATGGAGTTATACTATTCTTTTTCAATTTTACTCGTTTTAGCCTCATTTTTCGCTTATTTAAACATTCGGTTTTTAAAACTGCCTTCCACTATCGGGGTAATGATAATCGCCATGATTACCTCCATTATTTTAGTTGTTTTCGGGCATATTTTCCCCGACACCTTAACCCGGTTTTCCAAACTCATCAGTGAGGTGGATTTTACCGAAGTCCTGATGGGCGCCATGTTAAACTTCCTGTTATTTGCCGGTGCGATCCACATTAACCTCGTGGATTTAAAAGAACAGCGATGGCCCATTATGGTCTTTTCCACATTTAGTGTAATCCTGTCTACGTTACTTGTAGGCGTACTGTTATACAACATATTTCCGTTATTGTCCATCGACATGCCATTCATTTATTGTTTGCTGTTTGGTGCTTTAATCTCCCCTACCGATCCTATTGCCGTTTTGGGAATCCTTAAAAATGCCAACGTTCCAAAATCGCTGGAAACAAAAGTAGCCGGAGAATCCCTTTTTAACGACGGGGTTGCCGTTGTGGTCTTTGCCGTAATTTTGCAACTGGCACAAGGCAGGGCGATTGACCTTTCATTCGGACATATTTCCTGGCTCATTATAAAAGAAGCCCTCGGCGGTTTCCTGTTGGGAATCCTGTTGGGAATCACCGCTTCCAATGCCATGCGTAAAATTGACGATTACAAGGTTTCCGTTTTAATTACCCTATCGGTAGTTATGGGCGGTTATCTTATTGCTCATACCATGCACATTTCCGGACCATTAACAATGGTAGCAGCCGGTTTGATCATTGGAAATTACGGAAAGAAAACAGCCATGTCACCCGTTACCAAAGACTACCTGAATAAATTCTGGGAACTGATCGACGAAATCATGAATGCGATTTTATTCCTTTTCATCGGATTTGAATTGCTATTGATTCCGAACATTCTCGGATATTGGCAAATCGGGTTGATCTGTATTTTACTGGTTTTATTTTCCCGCTTTTTATCCATCTGGATCCCTACGCTGGTCATTCCGTTTAAAGAGAAATTCAACCGCGGCACCATCAAGATTTTAGTCTGGGGTGGTTTAAGAGGCGGTGTTTCCATCGCGCTGGCACTTTCCATAGAAGAAGGTCCGCACAAGCAAATGATACTGGCAATTACCTATTTTGTAGTGGTCTTTTCCATCATCGTGCAGGGACTGACGATCGGAAAACTTGCCAACAGGGTTTTACCGAAAGAATAA
- a CDS encoding ABC transporter ATP-binding protein has protein sequence MATPIIEIKGITRDFPLGNETVYVLKGIDLTINKGEYVALMGPSGSGKSTLMNILGCLDTPTSGGYILNGKDVSKMEDDELAEIRNKEIGFVFQTFNLLPRTTALDNVALPMVYAGFSKSERDVRATEVLKQVGLGDRMDHKPNQLSGGQRQRVAVARALVNKPSIILADEPTGNLDSKTSVEIMNLFNDIHANGNTVILVTHEEDIAAHAHRIIRLRDGVIESDNMHKQ, from the coding sequence ATGGCTACACCAATTATAGAAATCAAAGGCATCACAAGAGATTTCCCTCTTGGCAATGAAACTGTTTATGTTTTAAAAGGTATTGACTTAACGATTAATAAAGGAGAGTATGTTGCTTTAATGGGCCCTTCCGGTTCCGGAAAATCAACATTAATGAACATATTGGGCTGTTTGGACACACCTACCTCCGGCGGATATATCCTGAACGGAAAAGATGTTAGTAAAATGGAAGATGATGAACTGGCAGAAATCCGGAACAAAGAAATCGGTTTCGTTTTCCAGACGTTCAACCTATTACCCAGAACAACGGCTTTGGATAACGTAGCCCTGCCAATGGTCTATGCCGGTTTTTCCAAAAGCGAAAGGGATGTAAGAGCTACAGAAGTTCTGAAACAGGTAGGTTTGGGTGACCGTATGGACCACAAGCCAAACCAGCTATCCGGAGGACAGCGTCAGCGTGTTGCCGTGGCAAGAGCATTGGTTAACAAACCATCCATTATCCTTGCCGATGAACCAACGGGAAACCTGGACAGTAAAACATCTGTTGAGATCATGAATCTTTTCAATGACATTCATGCAAACGGCAATACTGTTATCCTGGTTACCCACGAAGAAGACATCGCCGCACACGCCCACCGCATTATCCGTTTGAGAGACGGTGTAATAGAAAGTGACAACATGCATAAACAATAA
- a CDS encoding ABC-F family ATP-binding cassette domain-containing protein encodes MNYLSVENISKSFGERVLFENLSFGINKDQKIAFIAKNGSGKTTIMSIINGLEEPDTGQVVLRKGIRMAFLSQNNNLQEELTIEESIFASDNETLKIIEAYEKALENPDDEEAYQKAFDGMDQHNAWDFETQYKQILFKLKLEDFKLKVKNLSGGQKKRLSLAIILINRPDLLILDEPTNHLDLEMIEWLESYFAKENITLFMVTHDRFFLERVCNEILELDNGKLYQYKGNYSYYLEKKEERIASENSSIDKAKNLFVKELEWMRRQPKARTTKSKSRQDDFYVIKEKAQSRRKENQVELEINMERMGSKIIELHKISKKFKDHVILDNFSFDFQRGERIGIIGKNGTGKSTFLNLLTGTLPLDSGRVVKGETIKIGYYTQSGINPKQGQRVIDVIKEYGEYIPLAKGRMISASQLLERFLFDPKKQYDYVEKLSGGELKRLYLCTVLIQNPNFLILDEPTNDLDIVTLNVLESFLLDYPGCLLVVSHDRYFMDKIVDHLFVFRGNGEIENFPGNYSDFRAYEDSADVAQKEENKAEKKDWKQNNSTGNLSFNEQKEYQKLEREIKDLEMDKAKIEQLFSDGKVADDSIEKKANELQNIINKIEAKEERWFELSAKLEG; translated from the coding sequence GTGAATTACCTTTCTGTAGAAAATATATCCAAATCATTTGGCGAACGTGTTTTGTTTGAGAATCTTTCGTTCGGAATCAATAAAGATCAAAAAATTGCTTTCATTGCCAAAAACGGCTCTGGAAAAACAACAATTATGAGTATTATTAATGGTTTGGAAGAACCGGATACCGGCCAGGTAGTTTTAAGAAAAGGAATCCGGATGGCGTTTCTGTCGCAAAATAATAATTTGCAGGAAGAGCTCACGATCGAAGAAAGCATTTTTGCTTCCGATAATGAAACCCTTAAAATAATTGAAGCGTATGAAAAAGCGCTGGAAAATCCGGATGACGAAGAAGCTTATCAGAAAGCTTTTGACGGAATGGATCAGCATAATGCCTGGGATTTCGAAACGCAATACAAACAAATTTTATTCAAATTAAAACTGGAGGATTTTAAACTAAAAGTAAAAAATCTTTCCGGTGGACAGAAAAAACGTCTTTCATTAGCCATCATTCTGATCAACCGCCCGGATTTACTGATTCTGGATGAGCCAACGAACCACCTGGATCTTGAAATGATCGAGTGGCTTGAAAGCTATTTTGCAAAAGAAAACATCACGTTGTTTATGGTAACGCACGACCGTTTCTTTTTAGAACGTGTTTGCAACGAAATCCTTGAATTAGACAACGGAAAACTATACCAGTACAAAGGAAACTATTCCTATTATTTAGAGAAAAAAGAAGAACGGATTGCTTCTGAAAATTCCAGTATTGATAAAGCCAAAAACTTATTCGTAAAAGAATTGGAATGGATGCGCCGTCAGCCAAAAGCGAGAACCACAAAGTCAAAATCCCGTCAGGATGATTTTTATGTTATCAAGGAAAAGGCACAAAGCCGACGTAAAGAAAACCAGGTTGAGCTGGAAATCAACATGGAGCGTATGGGAAGCAAGATCATCGAGCTTCACAAAATTTCCAAAAAATTTAAAGACCACGTTATTCTTGATAATTTCAGTTTTGATTTTCAACGGGGAGAACGTATCGGAATCATCGGTAAAAACGGAACCGGAAAATCAACTTTTTTAAACCTTCTTACAGGGACACTTCCGTTAGATAGCGGTCGTGTTGTAAAAGGGGAAACCATTAAAATTGGTTATTACACCCAAAGCGGAATCAATCCGAAACAAGGTCAGCGTGTTATTGATGTTATCAAGGAATACGGCGAATATATCCCGCTTGCAAAAGGACGTATGATTTCTGCTTCACAATTATTGGAACGTTTTCTTTTTGATCCTAAAAAGCAATATGATTATGTCGAAAAATTAAGCGGTGGTGAATTAAAACGACTGTATTTATGTACCGTTTTGATTCAGAATCCAAACTTTCTAATTCTCGATGAGCCTACAAACGATTTGGATATTGTAACGCTAAACGTTTTGGAAAGCTTCCTTTTAGATTATCCGGGCTGCCTGCTTGTTGTATCGCACGACAGGTATTTTATGGATAAAATTGTGGATCATTTATTCGTTTTCAGAGGAAATGGTGAAATTGAAAACTTCCCCGGAAACTATTCCGATTTCAGAGCTTATGAAGACAGTGCTGATGTTGCACAGAAAGAAGAAAACAAAGCCGAAAAGAAAGATTGGAAGCAAAATAATTCAACCGGAAATTTATCGTTCAACGAACAGAAAGAATATCAAAAACTTGAACGGGAAATCAAGGATTTAGAAATGGATAAAGCTAAAATCGAGCAATTATTCTCCGATGGAAAAGTTGCCGATGACAGCATCGAAAAGAAAGCGAATGAGCTGCAAAACATTATCAATAAAATAGAGGCCAAAGAAGAACGCTGGTTTGAACTTTCAGCAAAACTGGAAGGATAA
- the secA gene encoding preprotein translocase subunit SecA, translating into MSFVNSILKAFVGDKSQKDVKAIQPIINKIKSFEGALAALSNDDLRNKTTYFKDQLKKARAEKDAKIEALKQEVEKTDDIDAREDLYASIDAIEKEAYDLSEKTLLEILPEAFAVVKETARRFKENTHITVTATSRDRELSASKPYIVIEGDNSVWANTWNAAGKEITWDMIHYDVQLIGGVVLHQGKIAEMQTGEGKTLVATLPIYLNALTGNGVHLVTVNDYLAKRDSSWKAPLFEFHGLTVDCIDNHQPNSEGRKKAYEADITYGTNNEFGFDYLRDNMAHSPAELVQRKHNYAIVDEVDSVLVDDARTPLIISGPVPQGDRHEFNELKPKVENLYSLQRQLANGFLTEAKRLLKEGNTKDGGFQLLRAHRALPKNKALIKFLSEEGMKQILQKTENQYMADNNREMPKVDEALYFVIEEKNNQVELTDNGIKFLSKDTDETFFILPDIGTEIAAIEKLKLSKEEEAEAKEKLFQDFGVKSERIHTLTQLLKAYTLFEKDTEYVIMDNKILIVDEQTGRIMDGRRYSDGLHQAIEAKENVKIEAATQTFATITLQNYFRMYSKLSGMTGTAVTEAGEFWEIYKLDVVEIPTNRGIARKDKEDLIYRTVREKFNAVIEDVVELSQAGRPVLIGTTSVEISELLSRMLKMRGVNHNVLNAKLHKQEAQIVAEAGKPGVVTIATNMAGRGTDIKLTEEVKAAGGLAIIGTERHDSRRVDRQLRGRAGRQGDPGSSQFYVSLEDNLMRLFGSERVAKVMDRMGLKDGEVIQHSMMTKSIERAQKKVEENNFGVRKRLLEYDDVMNAQREVVYKRRKHALHGERLKVDLANMMYDVCELIVEQNKAAGDYKNFEFELIRYFAISSPVAESDFARLTEREVIGKVYKAALQHYTDKSERSAKEAYPVIKNVYENNNGQFERIVVPFTDGIKSLNVYTDLQKAYETEGKSLIGDFEKNITLAIVDEAWKKHLRKMDELKQSVQLAVHEQKDPLLIYKFEAFNLFKNMLDNVNKEVISFLFKGDLPSQNPNNIQEAEEVQVQEEYTISKEEVLNSEEIAEKNYQASQAQQQQPVTETIVRDAPKINRNDNVTIKHVMTGKSETMKFKKAESLLASGEWVIVNE; encoded by the coding sequence ATGAGTTTCGTAAACAGCATATTAAAAGCTTTTGTGGGAGACAAATCTCAAAAAGACGTAAAAGCGATTCAACCGATTATTAACAAAATCAAATCATTTGAAGGAGCATTAGCAGCTTTATCAAATGATGACTTAAGAAATAAGACGACCTATTTTAAGGATCAGCTTAAGAAAGCGAGAGCTGAAAAAGACGCTAAAATAGAAGCCTTAAAACAAGAGGTTGAAAAAACGGATGACATTGATGCAAGAGAAGACCTATATGCTTCTATAGACGCTATTGAAAAAGAAGCTTACGATCTTTCTGAAAAGACTTTATTAGAGATCCTGCCGGAAGCCTTTGCTGTTGTAAAAGAAACGGCACGTCGTTTCAAAGAAAATACCCATATTACCGTAACAGCTACATCCAGAGACCGCGAATTGTCGGCTTCAAAACCCTATATCGTTATTGAAGGAGACAACTCCGTTTGGGCAAATACCTGGAATGCTGCCGGAAAAGAAATCACCTGGGATATGATCCACTATGACGTTCAGTTAATTGGTGGTGTTGTATTGCATCAGGGTAAAATTGCCGAGATGCAAACCGGTGAAGGTAAAACGTTGGTTGCAACCTTACCAATCTATTTAAATGCTTTAACCGGAAACGGTGTTCACCTGGTAACCGTGAATGACTACCTTGCCAAACGTGACAGCTCGTGGAAAGCACCTTTATTTGAATTCCACGGCTTAACTGTAGACTGTATTGACAACCACCAGCCCAACTCGGAAGGTCGTAAAAAAGCCTACGAAGCAGACATTACCTACGGAACAAACAATGAATTTGGTTTTGACTACCTGAGAGACAACATGGCGCATTCGCCGGCTGAACTGGTACAAAGAAAACACAACTATGCTATTGTCGATGAGGTTGACTCCGTATTAGTCGATGATGCCCGTACACCGTTAATCATTTCCGGTCCGGTTCCGCAGGGAGATCGTCATGAATTTAACGAACTAAAACCAAAAGTAGAAAACTTATACAGCCTTCAAAGACAATTGGCAAACGGATTCTTAACCGAAGCGAAACGTCTGTTAAAAGAAGGAAATACAAAAGACGGTGGTTTCCAGTTATTAAGAGCGCACCGTGCTTTACCAAAAAATAAAGCTTTAATTAAATTCCTGAGTGAGGAAGGAATGAAACAAATCCTTCAGAAAACAGAGAATCAATACATGGCAGACAACAACCGTGAGATGCCAAAAGTTGACGAAGCTTTATACTTTGTAATCGAAGAGAAAAACAATCAGGTAGAATTAACCGATAACGGAATCAAATTCCTTTCTAAAGATACAGACGAAACGTTCTTTATCTTACCGGATATCGGAACGGAAATCGCTGCGATTGAAAAACTAAAACTTTCAAAAGAAGAAGAAGCCGAAGCAAAAGAAAAACTATTCCAGGATTTCGGTGTAAAAAGCGAGCGTATCCACACGTTAACTCAGCTTTTAAAAGCCTATACCCTATTTGAAAAAGACACGGAATACGTTATCATGGATAACAAAATTCTGATCGTTGACGAGCAAACAGGACGTATCATGGATGGCCGTCGTTATTCTGACGGATTACACCAGGCGATTGAAGCTAAAGAAAATGTAAAAATTGAGGCGGCTACACAAACATTCGCTACGATTACCCTGCAAAACTACTTCAGAATGTACAGCAAACTATCCGGTATGACCGGTACTGCTGTAACGGAAGCAGGTGAGTTCTGGGAAATCTACAAATTAGACGTAGTTGAAATTCCTACAAACAGAGGAATTGCCCGAAAAGATAAAGAAGATCTAATCTACAGAACGGTTCGTGAAAAATTCAACGCGGTAATTGAAGACGTTGTAGAACTTTCACAGGCTGGAAGACCGGTATTGATCGGTACTACTTCGGTAGAGATCTCCGAGTTATTAAGCCGAATGCTGAAAATGCGCGGGGTTAACCACAACGTATTGAATGCGAAATTACACAAACAGGAAGCACAAATTGTTGCCGAAGCCGGTAAACCGGGAGTAGTGACAATTGCTACCAACATGGCTGGTCGTGGAACGGATATTAAATTAACTGAAGAAGTGAAAGCAGCAGGTGGTTTGGCAATTATCGGTACCGAGCGTCACGATTCCCGTCGTGTAGACCGTCAGTTAAGAGGTCGTGCAGGACGTCAGGGAGATCCGGGAAGTTCTCAGTTCTATGTTTCTCTGGAAGATAACTTAATGCGTTTGTTCGGTTCCGAAAGAGTAGCAAAAGTTATGGACAGAATGGGATTAAAAGATGGTGAAGTAATTCAGCACTCCATGATGACCAAGTCTATCGAAAGAGCTCAGAAAAAAGTGGAAGAAAACAACTTCGGTGTTCGTAAACGTTTGTTAGAATATGACGACGTTATGAATGCACAACGTGAAGTAGTTTACAAACGTAGAAAACACGCGTTACACGGAGAGCGTCTGAAAGTGGATTTAGCAAACATGATGTATGACGTTTGCGAACTAATCGTAGAACAAAACAAAGCGGCCGGAGACTATAAAAACTTCGAATTTGAACTAATCCGTTATTTCGCAATCAGTTCTCCTGTTGCAGAAAGCGACTTCGCACGATTAACAGAGCGTGAAGTAATCGGAAAAGTATATAAAGCAGCTTTACAGCATTATACTGATAAATCGGAAAGAAGTGCTAAAGAAGCATATCCGGTAATCAAAAACGTATACGAAAACAACAACGGTCAGTTTGAGCGTATTGTCGTTCCGTTTACAGACGGTATCAAATCCTTGAATGTTTACACAGATTTACAAAAAGCTTACGAAACAGAAGGAAAATCGTTAATTGGTGATTTCGAGAAAAACATCACATTAGCGATTGTGGATGAGGCCTGGAAAAAACACTTACGTAAAATGGACGAATTGAAACAATCCGTTCAGTTAGCCGTTCACGAACAAAAAGACCCGCTACTTATTTATAAGTTCGAAGCGTTCAACCTGTTCAAAAACATGTTAGACAACGTAAACAAAGAAGTAATTTCATTCCTTTTCAAAGGAGATTTACCGTCACAAAACCCAAACAACATCCAGGAAGCCGAAGAAGTACAGGTACAGGAAGAGTACACGATTTCTAAAGAAGAAGTTTTAAACTCGGAAGAAATTGCTGAGAAAAACTACCAGGCTTCACAGGCACAGCAACAACAACCGGTAACGGAAACTATTGTTCGCGATGCGCCGAAAATTAACCGTAATGACAATGTTACCATTAAACATGTCATGACCGGAAAATCAGAAACCATGAAATTCAAAAAAGCGGAGAGCCTGTTGGCTTCCGGCGAATGGGTTATTGTAAACGAATAA